A section of the Amycolatopsis sp. AA4 genome encodes:
- a CDS encoding class I SAM-dependent methyltransferase gives MTEVLPTVENMSITREFFRHPMRTGAIAASSARLAGVMTAGLGVESAHSVVELGPGTGVFTEMLLRMLQRDAHFTAVEINPHLVQELRARFPSLHVAEGSAEHVAAYVTMPVDVVVSGLPWTAMHAAPQAAVLNAVCDVLSPQGRFTTFAYAHTAWTPPARRFAWLLRSRFAVVERTSVVWRNLPPAYVYRAALPVRSGLDRYGQPASATS, from the coding sequence ATGACCGAAGTGCTTCCTACCGTCGAAAACATGTCGATTACCAGGGAGTTCTTCCGGCACCCGATGCGGACCGGCGCGATCGCGGCCAGTTCGGCACGGCTGGCCGGAGTGATGACTGCCGGGCTGGGCGTCGAAAGCGCGCACAGCGTCGTGGAGCTGGGGCCAGGAACAGGTGTGTTCACCGAAATGCTGCTTCGCATGCTTCAGCGCGACGCGCACTTCACGGCGGTAGAGATCAATCCCCACCTCGTACAGGAGCTGCGCGCACGCTTCCCGTCGCTGCACGTTGCGGAGGGTTCCGCGGAACACGTCGCTGCGTACGTGACCATGCCGGTCGATGTGGTTGTCTCCGGTCTGCCGTGGACAGCGATGCACGCCGCACCGCAGGCAGCGGTACTGAATGCCGTCTGCGACGTGCTTTCTCCACAAGGCCGCTTCACCACCTTCGCGTACGCGCACACCGCTTGGACCCCGCCAGCGCGTCGGTTCGCGTGGTTGCTGCGAAGCCGCTTCGCGGTTGTCGAACGCACCAGTGTGGTTTGGCGGAACCTGCCGCCGGCGTACGTGTACCGCGCGGCCTTGCCCGTGCGGTCGGGACTGGACCGGTATGGACAGCCTGCTTCAGCCACTTCTTGA
- a CDS encoding sensor histidine kinase, whose translation MWVRKQRWLLDLPLYAVFVAFGPNIADQETWPIRMVSMLFLLPLLLRRRYPRTVALLILIGVAVVYANEIWAYDRGRSDLAMAVMLYTLVKAGDRWFIGFAVAIVGLDAFWGFTWGTNTLNPTLTVFGTLPLYLAAWALGAFFRTKEQLAEEERLRTELTASEEQARSRASVAEERTRIARELHDVLAHSMSVIVLNAEGAKLARHHDPDAVDRTLDTISKTGRSALAELRRLLEVMHAGEPARAPQPTLDQLRTLVAQSGRDITLEVNGDIADLPAGVALQAYRIVQEALTNMLKHAPPDATGRVRVTFAGPEIQVEVTNSGGRQPVAAGLPGSGRGLTGMAQRVAMYHGKLETGALPDGGYRVSATLRTDAA comes from the coding sequence ATGTGGGTACGCAAGCAGCGTTGGTTGCTGGACTTGCCGCTGTACGCCGTCTTCGTCGCCTTCGGCCCCAACATCGCGGATCAAGAGACGTGGCCGATCCGCATGGTTTCGATGCTGTTCCTGCTGCCCCTGTTGCTGCGTCGCCGCTACCCGCGCACGGTCGCGCTTCTGATCCTCATCGGAGTCGCTGTCGTCTACGCGAACGAGATCTGGGCCTACGACCGCGGCCGTAGCGACCTCGCGATGGCAGTCATGCTGTACACGCTCGTGAAAGCCGGTGACAGATGGTTCATCGGCTTCGCGGTAGCTATCGTCGGCCTGGACGCCTTCTGGGGATTCACCTGGGGCACCAACACCCTGAACCCGACGCTCACCGTCTTCGGCACACTGCCGCTGTACTTGGCGGCGTGGGCGCTAGGCGCGTTCTTCCGCACGAAGGAACAACTCGCCGAAGAAGAACGACTGAGAACTGAACTGACGGCGTCCGAGGAACAAGCCCGCAGTCGCGCTTCAGTCGCCGAAGAGCGCACACGGATCGCGAGAGAACTTCACGACGTACTCGCACACAGCATGAGCGTGATCGTCCTGAACGCCGAAGGAGCGAAGCTCGCGCGCCACCACGACCCGGACGCTGTCGACCGTACGCTCGACACCATCAGCAAAACCGGCCGTTCCGCGCTCGCTGAGCTGCGGCGGCTGTTAGAAGTGATGCATGCTGGCGAACCCGCGCGCGCTCCGCAGCCGACGCTCGACCAGTTGCGCACGCTCGTCGCGCAGTCCGGCCGCGACATCACGCTCGAAGTCAACGGCGACATCGCCGACCTGCCCGCCGGCGTCGCGCTTCAGGCGTACCGCATCGTCCAGGAGGCCTTGACCAACATGCTCAAACACGCGCCGCCCGACGCGACCGGCCGGGTCCGGGTCACCTTCGCCGGTCCGGAAATCCAGGTCGAGGTCACCAACTCCGGCGGACGGCAGCCGGTCGCGGCGGGACTGCCCGGGTCCGGACGCGGGCTCACCGGCATGGCCCAGCGCGTCGCGATGTACCACGGCAAGCTCGAAACCGGCGCGCTGCCGGACGGCGGCTACCGCGTGTCGGCCACCCTGCGGACGGACGCCGCATGA
- a CDS encoding response regulator transcription factor — MTSVLICDDQELVRVGLRMIVDSQPDLEVVAEAGDGAEAIELARAQRPDLVLMDVRMPVLDGVAATAQICAELPETSVLVITTFDLDEYAYSALRAGASGFLVKDAPSDEMLVAIRGVLRGDAMVSPSVTKRLLDRYLSAHRTPLDEQKLETLTEREKDVLGLIARGLSNTEIAGTLFIGETTVKTHVGRLLNKLGLRDRVHAVVFAYESGLVRPGG, encoded by the coding sequence ATGACGTCCGTGCTGATCTGCGACGACCAGGAACTGGTGCGCGTCGGGCTGCGGATGATCGTCGACAGCCAGCCCGATCTGGAGGTGGTCGCCGAAGCGGGCGACGGCGCGGAAGCCATCGAGCTCGCCCGCGCGCAACGGCCGGATCTCGTGCTGATGGACGTCCGGATGCCGGTGCTCGACGGCGTCGCGGCCACCGCGCAGATCTGCGCCGAGCTGCCGGAAACCTCGGTGCTGGTGATCACGACGTTCGACCTCGACGAGTACGCCTACTCCGCGCTTCGCGCCGGGGCCAGCGGATTCCTGGTCAAGGACGCGCCGTCGGACGAGATGCTGGTGGCGATCCGCGGCGTGCTGCGCGGCGACGCGATGGTGTCGCCGTCGGTCACGAAACGCCTGCTCGACCGCTATCTCAGTGCGCATCGGACGCCGCTGGACGAGCAGAAACTCGAGACGCTGACCGAACGCGAGAAGGACGTGCTCGGCCTGATCGCGCGCGGACTGTCGAACACCGAAATCGCCGGAACGCTGTTCATCGGCGAGACGACGGTGAAGACGCACGTCGGACGGTTGCTGAACAAACTCGGGCTGCGGGACCGGGTGCACGCGGTCGTCTTCGCGTATGAATCCGGATTGGTACGTCCCGGCGGCTGA
- a CDS encoding sorbosone dehydrogenase family protein produces MRLVALLAAVLLLAACSAAPASAPAKPEPDRFAVQEVADGLEHPWDVAFLPDGSLLVPQRPGKLALVRDGRATAVRADFSDVLVQGEGGLMGLVLAADFATSREFTTCQTHQENGRAADVRLVTWRLADDGTSAAKVRDLLTGLPVNPSGRHSGCRPTLAPDGALLVGTGDTARSTVAQDRHSLGGKVLRIDAKTGEPLPGNPFLSSPDPNERRIYTFGHRNVQGVAIRPGTGQVVTSEHGPAFDDEVNLLRPGGNYGWDPSKGGTDSSYDESVPMTDTKRFPDAVRPLWTSGQVTEAISGDAFLTGKQWGANEGALVVVALKGQKLLLLHLDAAAKVTGVTLPAEFNDKFGRLRAARSGPDGSLYVTTSNGSNDKVLRVTPG; encoded by the coding sequence ATGCGTCTCGTCGCGTTGCTCGCCGCCGTCCTGCTGCTCGCCGCCTGCTCGGCCGCGCCGGCGAGCGCACCCGCGAAGCCCGAACCGGACCGGTTCGCCGTGCAGGAGGTCGCGGACGGCCTCGAACACCCCTGGGACGTCGCCTTCCTGCCCGACGGTTCGCTGCTCGTGCCGCAGCGGCCCGGCAAGCTCGCGCTGGTCCGCGACGGCCGGGCGACCGCCGTGCGCGCCGATTTCTCCGACGTCCTCGTGCAGGGCGAAGGCGGCCTGATGGGCCTGGTCCTGGCGGCGGACTTCGCGACCTCGCGCGAGTTCACCACCTGCCAGACCCACCAGGAAAACGGCCGCGCGGCGGACGTCCGGCTCGTCACCTGGCGGCTCGCCGACGACGGCACGAGCGCGGCGAAAGTCCGCGACCTGCTGACCGGCCTGCCGGTGAACCCGAGCGGACGCCATTCCGGCTGCCGCCCGACGCTGGCTCCCGACGGCGCGCTGCTCGTCGGCACCGGCGACACCGCGCGGTCCACCGTCGCGCAGGACCGGCACAGTCTCGGCGGCAAGGTGCTGCGGATCGACGCGAAGACCGGGGAACCATTGCCGGGCAACCCGTTCCTGTCCTCCCCCGACCCGAACGAGCGCCGGATCTACACCTTCGGGCACCGCAACGTGCAAGGTGTCGCGATCCGGCCGGGCACCGGCCAGGTCGTCACCTCCGAACACGGACCGGCGTTCGACGACGAGGTGAATCTCCTGCGCCCAGGAGGAAATTACGGCTGGGATCCGTCGAAGGGCGGCACCGATTCCAGCTACGACGAGAGCGTGCCGATGACCGACACCAAGCGGTTCCCGGACGCGGTTCGTCCACTGTGGACCAGCGGCCAGGTCACCGAGGCGATCAGCGGCGACGCCTTCCTCACCGGCAAGCAATGGGGTGCCAACGAAGGCGCGCTGGTCGTGGTCGCGTTGAAGGGACAGAAGCTTCTGCTGCTGCACCTGGACGCGGCCGCGAAGGTCACCGGAGTCACACTGCCCGCGGAATTCAACGACAAATTCGGCCGGTTGCGCGCGGCCCGAAGCGGACCGGACGGCTCCCTGTACGTGACGACTTCCAACGGCAGCAACGACAAAGTGCTGCGCGTGACCCCCGGCTGA
- a CDS encoding SDR family NAD(P)-dependent oxidoreductase — MKREAVVTGGGTGIGYAIASALARAGDQVTITGRREDVLTEAASLLGARAVSFDASDPEAVEAALDQLPERVDVLVNNAGGNTDFLHADSGGLKALDAAWTANLRANLFSAAFVTTALKDRLADNGRIVTIGSIAGHTGAESYGWAKAAVEVWNTETARQFGPRGITANIVAPGLIVDTEFFRGKLSAERQEWLVENTMTKRAGKPDDVAEVVRFLASPEAGHVTGQVVHVNGGAYVG, encoded by the coding sequence ATGAAACGGGAAGCGGTAGTGACCGGGGGCGGCACCGGAATCGGGTACGCGATCGCGTCGGCGTTGGCCCGGGCTGGTGATCAGGTGACGATCACCGGACGGCGAGAGGACGTGCTGACCGAGGCGGCGTCGCTGCTCGGCGCGCGTGCGGTGAGCTTCGACGCGAGTGATCCCGAGGCGGTCGAGGCGGCGCTCGATCAGCTGCCGGAACGGGTCGACGTGCTGGTCAACAACGCTGGCGGCAACACGGATTTCCTGCATGCGGACAGCGGCGGACTGAAAGCGCTCGACGCGGCGTGGACGGCCAACCTCCGGGCGAACCTGTTCAGCGCGGCGTTCGTGACCACGGCGCTGAAGGACCGGCTCGCGGACAACGGCCGCATCGTCACCATCGGTTCGATCGCCGGGCACACCGGCGCCGAATCGTACGGTTGGGCGAAAGCCGCGGTGGAGGTGTGGAATACCGAAACCGCACGGCAATTCGGGCCGCGCGGAATCACCGCGAACATCGTCGCGCCGGGGCTGATCGTGGACACTGAATTCTTTCGCGGGAAACTCTCCGCCGAACGCCAGGAATGGCTGGTCGAGAACACAATGACCAAACGCGCGGGCAAGCCGGACGACGTCGCGGAGGTAGTGCGGTTCCTGGCATCCCCGGAGGCCGGGCACGTCACCGGTCAGGTCGTGCACGTGAACGGCGGCGCGTACGTCGGCTGA
- a CDS encoding MarR family winged helix-turn-helix transcriptional regulator, which translates to MDDGTGGGENPSSDEVDEIQRAWLRERPGTPVSSIGVITRIWHIAKLLEDDRRATMLELGMDASTRTLLSTLRRAGPPYRLSAGELAKRCRVSPGAISQQTARAERDGHVRRVKSTSDRRGVYVELTEAGHELIERTVGDLLEHEETLVSALSPAQRDQLADLLRILLADLDRRARR; encoded by the coding sequence GTGGACGACGGTACCGGCGGCGGCGAAAACCCGTCAAGCGACGAGGTGGACGAGATCCAGCGGGCGTGGCTGCGCGAGCGGCCGGGCACGCCGGTGTCGTCCATCGGCGTGATCACGCGGATCTGGCACATCGCGAAACTGCTGGAGGACGACCGGCGCGCGACCATGCTCGAACTCGGGATGGACGCCTCGACCCGCACCCTGCTCAGCACACTGCGCCGGGCCGGGCCGCCGTACCGGCTCAGCGCGGGCGAACTCGCGAAACGCTGCCGGGTCAGCCCCGGCGCGATCTCCCAGCAAACCGCGCGGGCCGAACGCGACGGCCACGTCCGCCGGGTCAAGTCCACTTCGGACCGTCGCGGAGTGTACGTCGAACTGACCGAGGCCGGGCACGAGCTGATCGAGCGCACCGTCGGAGACCTGCTGGAGCACGAGGAAACCCTCGTGTCCGCGTTGTCCCCGGCGCAACGCGACCAGCTCGCCGATTTACTGCGCATCCTGCTCGCGGACCTCGACCGGCGGGCGCGGAGGTAG
- a CDS encoding NUDIX domain-containing protein, whose amino-acid sequence MPTIDKVAWLHVVDGKLLAARSAGKDTWYLPGGKREEGESDVETLVREIAEELSVTLDPASARLAGTWEAQAHGKADGVVVRMTCYTAEYSGELKPSSEIESFGWLAHADRDKVSATVQLILDDLHAQGKLA is encoded by the coding sequence ATGCCCACCATCGACAAAGTCGCCTGGCTGCACGTGGTCGACGGCAAGCTGCTCGCCGCGCGCTCGGCGGGCAAGGACACCTGGTACCTGCCGGGCGGGAAACGCGAGGAAGGCGAGTCGGACGTCGAGACTCTGGTCCGGGAGATCGCCGAGGAACTGAGCGTGACGCTGGACCCGGCTTCCGCGCGGCTGGCCGGAACCTGGGAAGCACAGGCGCACGGCAAAGCGGACGGCGTCGTGGTGCGGATGACCTGCTACACCGCGGAGTATTCCGGCGAGCTGAAGCCGAGCAGCGAGATCGAGTCGTTCGGCTGGCTCGCGCACGCCGACCGCGACAAGGTGTCGGCGACGGTCCAGCTGATCCTCGACGACCTGCACGCACAAGGGAAACTGGCCTGA
- a CDS encoding VOC family protein → MLRLGTTVLGVADVDRATRFWSEALGLVEDPEWASETWRTLAHPGGTHALGLMRSDSPAEPRPRLHLDLYTDTAEEQRAEVERLIGLGAQRVDWPHYPPKPDFVVLADPDDNRFCVVDLSNAPSGS, encoded by the coding sequence ATGCTGCGGCTCGGGACCACGGTGCTCGGAGTCGCCGACGTCGACCGCGCAACACGGTTCTGGTCTGAGGCGCTCGGGCTCGTCGAGGACCCGGAATGGGCGAGCGAGACGTGGCGGACGCTGGCCCATCCCGGCGGCACGCACGCACTCGGCCTGATGCGCAGCGATTCGCCCGCCGAACCGCGGCCGCGGCTGCACCTGGACCTGTACACCGACACCGCGGAGGAGCAGCGCGCCGAGGTCGAACGGCTTATCGGGCTGGGCGCGCAACGGGTCGACTGGCCGCATTACCCGCCGAAGCCGGATTTCGTCGTCCTCGCCGATCCCGACGACAACCGGTTCTGCGTTGTGGACCTCAGCAACGCGCCGTCCGGCAGCTAG
- a CDS encoding TetR/AcrR family transcriptional regulator, producing MTGTERRQQLLNVARALFAEKGFDGTSVEEIAARANVSKPVVYEHFGGKEGIYAVVVDRETQLLLDRMVSTLHGGHPRVMLEQAAVALLSYVEDSHDGFRILVRDSPVASSTGTFSTVLNDIASQVEHILAQQFAARGYEEKLSALYAQALVGMVALTGQWWLDARKPKRDEVAAHLVNLAWNGLSHLENKPRLLG from the coding sequence ATGACCGGCACCGAGCGCAGGCAGCAATTGCTCAACGTGGCGCGCGCGTTGTTCGCCGAAAAGGGTTTCGACGGCACCTCCGTCGAGGAGATCGCCGCGCGGGCGAACGTGTCGAAACCGGTGGTCTACGAGCACTTCGGCGGCAAGGAGGGCATTTACGCCGTCGTCGTCGACCGCGAGACGCAGCTGCTGCTCGACCGGATGGTCTCGACCCTCCACGGTGGACACCCGCGAGTGATGCTGGAGCAGGCGGCCGTCGCGTTGCTGAGCTACGTCGAGGATTCCCACGACGGTTTCCGCATTCTCGTCCGCGATTCCCCGGTCGCCAGTTCCACCGGCACCTTCTCGACTGTCCTCAACGACATCGCGAGCCAGGTCGAGCACATCCTCGCGCAGCAGTTCGCCGCGCGCGGGTATGAGGAGAAGCTGTCCGCGCTGTACGCGCAGGCGCTGGTCGGGATGGTCGCGTTGACCGGGCAGTGGTGGCTGGACGCGCGCAAGCCGAAGCGGGACGAAGTGGCCGCGCATCTGGTGAATCTCGCCTGGAACGGGTTGTCCCACTTGGAGAACAAGCCCCGGTTGCTCGGCTGA
- a CDS encoding acyl-CoA desaturase, with protein sequence MTATLDRSQSAGDPPKGPKPIIEGQRSIGVQLSVYFGVLLPIVALLVAVPFAWGWGLTWLDVALFVVFYGISGLGITVAYHRHFTHGSFKAKPWLRVVMAISGSIALQGPVITWVADHRRHHAFSDRDGDPHSPWAYGTSPLAIAKGFWHAHMGWLFERDKSNQGRFAPDLVKDPAIRKVDDLFWLWSLVSLFGPALLGGLLSWSLWGAVTAFFWAGLVRICVLHHVTWSVNSICHMIGERPFAARDRSANFWPLAIFSFGESWHNLHHADPTSARHGVKRGQIDMSARLIWIFEKFGWVHDVRWPTPQRLARIAAQAK encoded by the coding sequence ATGACGGCCACCCTCGATCGTTCTCAGTCAGCGGGCGACCCGCCAAAGGGGCCCAAGCCGATCATCGAAGGACAGCGGTCGATCGGCGTCCAGCTGTCGGTGTACTTCGGGGTGCTGCTGCCGATCGTGGCGCTGCTGGTCGCGGTTCCGTTCGCCTGGGGCTGGGGGCTGACCTGGCTGGACGTCGCGCTTTTCGTCGTGTTCTACGGGATCAGCGGCCTCGGCATCACCGTCGCTTACCACCGGCACTTCACGCACGGCTCGTTCAAGGCGAAGCCGTGGCTGCGCGTGGTGATGGCGATCTCGGGCAGCATCGCGTTGCAGGGACCGGTGATCACCTGGGTGGCCGACCACCGGCGCCATCACGCGTTCTCCGACCGCGACGGCGACCCGCACTCGCCGTGGGCGTACGGCACGTCGCCGCTGGCCATCGCCAAGGGTTTCTGGCACGCCCACATGGGCTGGCTGTTCGAGCGCGACAAGAGCAACCAGGGCCGGTTCGCGCCGGATCTGGTGAAGGACCCGGCGATCCGCAAGGTCGACGACCTGTTCTGGCTGTGGTCGCTGGTGAGCCTGTTCGGCCCGGCGCTGCTGGGCGGCCTGCTTTCGTGGTCGCTGTGGGGCGCGGTGACCGCGTTCTTCTGGGCGGGCCTGGTCCGGATCTGCGTGCTGCACCACGTGACCTGGTCGGTCAACTCGATCTGCCACATGATCGGCGAGCGCCCGTTCGCCGCCCGCGACCGTTCGGCGAACTTCTGGCCGCTGGCGATCTTCTCCTTCGGCGAGTCGTGGCACAACCTGCACCACGCCGACCCGACCTCGGCCCGGCACGGCGTGAAGCGCGGCCAGATCGACATGTCGGCGCGGCTCATCTGGATCTTCGAAAAGTTCGGCTGGGTGCACGACGTGCGGTGGCCGACCCCGCAGCGGCTCGCCCGGATCGCGGCGCAGGCCAAGTAG
- a CDS encoding diguanylate cyclase gives MSDAWLVGRARELIAAVQRQEHENQLEIVKIMDELLEETLRRGEPTLVAQLLRASAFSRLVTRGLAAEAEPRLDEMLAHTRRHGLSLLRADAHALRGRRLVLAAQEDAALTEIARALAILDDSTIPDRQVGVRNWNRMQSMALIDCWIVLNQLGVYEAAEEVIGRAHQAIRESASPHEITLQLMNRVKMLLGWGLRLERIEQYDESAEKFRTAASMAVAAEGPFAESLFPRKIGVSAVDQVGVLAAALALHNPSAEHVDRLQGMHLGHHYPHEQELVAIALARCLDAAGRRSDALQVLRESREVLAKDVSQPSMRLTLSRELARLDPEAASQSLIDYATALETEMWALRESQIATLNARREHERLSAEHGAITQQALQDPLTGLPNRRALDERLRALASSADAQPLAVALVDLDGFKGVNDKQSHAEGDNVLRVVASTLRDALRGDDVVARYGGDEFIVLLPGAPASAAKMALGRAAKSVATLPHHLSHGVTLSIGLVSLRPQERAEQVLARADAAMYEAKRGGGNQVASANSMAGDGTGGWPGETAPTDPAWSAEDPT, from the coding sequence ATGTCGGACGCGTGGCTGGTCGGGCGCGCGCGGGAACTCATCGCGGCCGTTCAGCGCCAGGAGCACGAGAACCAGCTCGAGATCGTCAAGATCATGGACGAGCTGCTCGAAGAAACCCTCCGCCGGGGTGAACCCACGCTCGTCGCCCAGCTGCTGCGCGCCTCCGCCTTCTCCCGGCTCGTGACCCGCGGCCTCGCCGCCGAGGCCGAACCCCGGCTCGACGAAATGCTCGCGCACACCCGCCGGCACGGCCTGTCCCTGCTGCGCGCGGACGCGCACGCGCTGCGCGGGCGCCGGCTCGTGCTCGCCGCGCAGGAGGACGCCGCGCTCACCGAGATCGCCCGCGCGCTCGCGATCCTCGACGATTCCACGATCCCGGACCGCCAGGTCGGCGTCCGCAACTGGAACCGCATGCAGTCGATGGCGCTCATCGACTGCTGGATCGTGCTCAACCAGCTCGGCGTCTACGAGGCCGCCGAGGAGGTGATCGGCCGCGCGCACCAGGCGATCCGGGAAAGCGCGAGCCCGCACGAGATCACCCTGCAGCTGATGAACCGCGTCAAGATGCTGCTCGGCTGGGGCCTTCGGCTCGAGCGGATCGAGCAGTACGACGAATCCGCGGAGAAGTTCCGCACCGCCGCGTCGATGGCGGTGGCCGCGGAGGGCCCGTTCGCCGAATCGCTGTTCCCGCGCAAGATCGGCGTGTCCGCGGTCGACCAGGTCGGCGTGCTGGCCGCGGCGCTCGCGCTGCACAACCCGTCGGCCGAGCACGTCGACCGGCTTCAGGGCATGCATCTCGGCCACCACTACCCGCACGAGCAGGAACTGGTCGCGATCGCGCTGGCCCGCTGTCTCGACGCGGCCGGCCGCCGCTCGGACGCGCTGCAGGTGCTGCGGGAGTCGCGCGAGGTGCTGGCCAAGGACGTCTCGCAGCCGTCGATGCGGCTCACCCTCTCCCGCGAACTCGCCCGGCTCGACCCGGAAGCCGCGAGCCAGTCGCTGATCGACTACGCGACCGCGCTGGAAACCGAAATGTGGGCGCTGCGCGAATCGCAGATCGCCACGCTGAACGCGCGCCGCGAGCATGAACGGCTTTCCGCCGAGCACGGCGCGATCACCCAGCAGGCGCTGCAGGATCCGCTCACCGGCCTGCCGAACCGCCGCGCGCTCGACGAACGGCTGCGCGCGCTGGCGTCGTCGGCGGACGCGCAGCCGCTCGCGGTCGCGCTGGTCGACCTCGACGGGTTCAAGGGCGTCAACGACAAGCAGTCGCACGCCGAGGGCGACAACGTTTTGCGTGTTGTGGCAAGCACTCTGCGCGATGCCCTGCGCGGCGACGACGTGGTGGCCCGCTACGGCGGCGACGAGTTCATCGTGCTGCTGCCCGGCGCCCCGGCGTCGGCGGCGAAGATGGCGCTCGGCCGCGCGGCCAAGTCCGTCGCGACGCTCCCGCACCACCTCTCGCACGGGGTGACGCTGTCCATCGGCTTGGTGTCGCTGCGTCCGCAGGAGCGGGCCGAGCAGGTGCTCGCGCGCGCAGATGCGGCGATGTACGAGGCGAAACGCGGCGGCGGCAACCAGGTCGCGTCGGCCAACTCGATGGCAGGCGACGGCACGGGCGGCTGGCCTGGGGAAACGGCTCCGACCGACCCCGCGTGGAGCGCTGAGGACCCCACGTAG
- the glmU gene encoding bifunctional UDP-N-acetylglucosamine diphosphorylase/glucosamine-1-phosphate N-acetyltransferase GlmU, with protein sequence MSGPLSTLILAAGEGTRMRSSTPKVLHPIAGRPLVEHAVRAAAGLAPQHLVVVIGHGRDAVRAELDRVGETLGREVATAVQEEQKGTGHAVSCALAELPEGLTGTVLVSYGDVPLLDTETLEALRAEHAKTGNAVTVLTAEVADPTGYGRIVRGADGSVSAIVEHKDATPDQRAITEINSGVYAFDAAVLIDGLSRLSTDNAQGELYLTDVLGIAREDGKGVGALVVDDPWVTEGVNDRVQLSVLGAEYNRRIVRRWQREGVTVTDPNTTWIEADVTLSRDVLIEPNTQLKGRCSVGEGSVVGPDTTLTDVRIGAGASVVRVHGSGSELGDGVNVGPYTYLRPGTKLGAKGKLGAFVETKNAQIGTGTKVPHLTYVGDAIVGEHSNIGCSSVFVNYDGVSKHQTVVGSHVRLGADNTLVAPVRIGDGAYSGAGAVIRDDVPPGSLALSAGPQRTIEGWAVRRRPGTPAAEAAEAALAAQQQDTVVSESAAGTDGESPA encoded by the coding sequence GTGAGCGGCCCGCTGAGCACGCTGATCCTCGCTGCGGGTGAGGGCACCCGCATGCGTTCCTCCACTCCTAAGGTGTTGCACCCGATCGCCGGAAGGCCGCTGGTGGAACACGCAGTGCGCGCCGCCGCCGGCCTCGCGCCGCAGCATCTGGTGGTCGTGATCGGACACGGCCGCGACGCCGTGCGCGCCGAACTCGACCGGGTCGGCGAGACGCTCGGCCGCGAGGTCGCCACCGCCGTGCAGGAGGAGCAGAAGGGCACCGGGCACGCCGTTTCGTGCGCGCTGGCCGAACTGCCGGAGGGGCTCACCGGCACCGTCCTCGTCAGCTACGGCGACGTTCCGCTGCTGGACACCGAAACCCTGGAAGCGCTGCGGGCCGAGCACGCCAAGACCGGCAACGCGGTCACCGTGCTCACCGCCGAGGTCGCCGACCCCACCGGCTACGGCCGCATCGTGCGCGGCGCCGACGGTTCGGTCAGCGCGATCGTCGAGCACAAGGACGCGACGCCGGACCAGCGGGCGATCACCGAAATCAACTCCGGCGTCTACGCCTTCGACGCGGCCGTGCTGATCGACGGCCTTTCGCGGCTGTCCACTGACAACGCGCAGGGTGAGCTTTACCTCACCGACGTCCTCGGCATCGCGCGCGAGGACGGCAAGGGCGTCGGCGCGCTGGTCGTGGACGACCCGTGGGTGACCGAAGGCGTGAACGACCGCGTGCAGCTCTCGGTACTCGGCGCCGAGTACAACCGCCGCATCGTGCGCCGCTGGCAGCGCGAGGGCGTCACGGTCACCGACCCGAACACCACCTGGATCGAGGCGGACGTCACGCTCTCCCGCGACGTGCTGATCGAGCCGAACACCCAGCTCAAGGGCCGTTGCTCGGTCGGCGAGGGCTCTGTTGTGGGCCCGGACACCACGCTGACCGACGTGCGGATCGGCGCGGGCGCTTCGGTCGTCCGCGTGCACGGTTCGGGCTCCGAGCTGGGCGACGGCGTGAATGTCGGCCCGTACACGTACCTGCGCCCGGGCACGAAGCTCGGCGCGAAGGGCAAGCTGGGCGCGTTCGTCGAGACGAAAAACGCGCAAATCGGCACCGGGACGAAGGTGCCGCATCTCACGTATGTGGGCGACGCGATCGTCGGCGAGCACAGCAACATCGGCTGTTCCAGTGTCTTCGTGAACTACGACGGGGTGAGCAAGCACCAGACCGTCGTCGGTTCGCATGTCCGGCTTGGGGCGGACAACACGCTGGTCGCGCCGGTGCGGATCGGGGACGGCGCTTACAGTGGAGCCGGTGCGGTGATCCGCGACGACGTTCCGCCTGGCTCACTGGCGCTGTCGGCCGGTCCGCAGCGCACCATCGAAGGCTGGGCGGTCCGGCGCAGGCCGGGTACGCCCGCGGCGGAGGCGGCGGAAGCCGCTCTCGCCGCCCAGCAGCAGGACACCGTTGTGTCCGAGTCAGCAGCAGGAACCGACGGGGAGTCGCCAGCATGA